DNA from Pueribacillus theae:
ATTTGTTATTTAAAGAGTTCTTCTAAATTAACTTTGAAGCCTTTGATTTCAGATGAAGCAATCGTTCCAGTTTCTTTTAAAACGGCTTGCTGTTCGTATTGTCCATTGTTGTCTAAGGAATAGATCTGAATCGAGTTTAATAGGGGATTTACGATCCAATATTCTTTTACGCCATATTGCATATAGAGATTTAATTTAAATAC
Protein-coding regions in this window:
- a CDS encoding Uma2 family endonuclease, which gives rise to VFKLNLYMQYGVKEYWIVNPLLNSIQIYSLDNNGQYEQQAVLKETGTIASSEIKGFKVNLEELFK